The Streptomyces sp. CC0208 genome window below encodes:
- a CDS encoding methionine synthase yields the protein MTADIRFAPATGIGSLPGGDAREAARTATGSFEDFPFLAELPARGPGADMIGRTAGMLVELYARVEPSGWRIGDRPGRDTKRARSWLGEDLDALEEFTQGYEGQVKVQAVGPWTLAAALELRNGEVALSDPGACRDLAASLAEGLRLHLEEVRNRVPGAQIVLQLDEPSLIAVLRGHVRSASGYRTHRAVDRQLVEAGLREVVGVHADGPVVVHSCAPDVPFALLRRAGAAAVSFDFSLLTERDDDAIGEAVEGGTRLFAGVVPGTDTALSDPAGSVMGVRTLWRRLGLHPGLLAEAVTVTPSCGLAGASPEYARKALAHCAQAARSLADNPE from the coding sequence GTGACCGCAGACATTCGCTTCGCCCCCGCCACCGGCATCGGCTCCCTCCCCGGCGGTGACGCCCGTGAGGCCGCCAGGACCGCCACCGGCTCCTTCGAGGACTTCCCGTTCCTGGCCGAGCTGCCCGCCCGCGGCCCCGGCGCCGACATGATCGGCCGTACCGCGGGAATGCTCGTCGAGCTGTACGCGCGCGTGGAGCCCAGCGGATGGCGGATCGGGGACCGGCCGGGCCGGGACACCAAGCGGGCGCGGTCCTGGCTGGGGGAGGACCTCGACGCGCTGGAGGAGTTCACCCAGGGGTACGAGGGACAGGTGAAGGTGCAGGCCGTCGGGCCCTGGACGCTCGCCGCCGCGCTGGAGCTGAGGAACGGTGAGGTCGCCCTCTCCGACCCCGGCGCCTGCCGGGACCTCGCCGCCTCGCTCGCGGAGGGGCTGCGGCTGCACCTGGAGGAGGTCCGCAACCGGGTCCCCGGCGCGCAGATCGTGCTCCAGCTCGACGAGCCCTCCCTCATCGCCGTGCTGCGGGGGCACGTGAGGTCCGCCAGCGGATACCGGACCCACCGGGCGGTGGACCGGCAGCTCGTCGAGGCCGGTTTGCGCGAGGTCGTCGGGGTTCACGCGGACGGGCCCGTCGTGGTCCACTCGTGCGCACCGGACGTCCCCTTCGCCCTGCTGCGGAGGGCGGGTGCGGCGGCGGTCTCCTTCGACTTCTCGCTCCTCACCGAGCGTGACGACGATGCGATCGGCGAGGCGGTGGAAGGGGGCACGAGGCTCTTCGCCGGTGTCGTGCCGGGCACGGACACCGCATTGTCAGACCCTGCCGGTAGCGTCATGGGTGTCAGGACGCTGTGGCGCAGGCTGGGGCTGCATCCGGGACTTCTCGCGGAGGCGGTCACGGTCACTCCGTCGTGCGGACTCGCGGGGGCCTCCCCCGAGTACGCGCGCAAGGCTCTCGCCCACTGCGCCCAGGCGGCGAGATCCCTCGCGGACAACCCAGAGTAA
- the ligA gene encoding NAD-dependent DNA ligase LigA codes for MAGDKQAETTVPSEAREKHAQLAEQIEEHRFRYYVNDAPVVSDADFDKLLRSLEALEDEYPELRTPDSPTQKVAGAYETEFTSVQHRSRMLSLDNAFSDEELAAWAERVAKDVGTTDYHLLCELKVDGLAVNLTYEHGRLTRAATRGDGRTGEDITPNVRTIAEIPDRLTGDKVPDLVEIRGEVYFPMEKFEELNARLVEAGDKPFANPRNAAAGSLRQKDPRVTATRPLHMVVHGIGALEGFDGMTRLSQGYDLLKSWGLPTAKHNKVVDGLDGVREFIAYFGENRHSVEHEIDGAVVKLDEIPLQGRLGSTSRAPRWAIAYKYAPEEVNTKLINIRVGVGRTGRVTPYAQVEPVTVAGSEVEFATLHNQDVVKLKGVLIGDTVVLRKAGDVIPEILGPVVDLRDGSEREFVMPAECPECGTALRPMKEGDVDLRCPNARTCPAQLRERLFYLAGRKSLDIEHFGYVAAAALTQPLEPSDPPLTDEGDLFDLTIEQLLPIKAYVLDQDSGLPKRDPKTGEEKVATVFANQQGEPKKNAVAMLENIAAAKDRPLARVLTGLSIRHVGPVAAEALARNFRSIDRIEQASEEELANTDGVGSIIAKSLKEWFAEDWHQEILRKWKAAGVRMEEEGSGEDEGPRPLEGLTVVVTGTLERFTRDGAKEALQSKGAKVTGSVSKKTSFVVVGDNPGSKYDKAMQLKVPVLNEDGFDVLLEQGPEAAADVALPTEE; via the coding sequence GTGGCCGGCGACAAGCAAGCGGAGACGACGGTGCCCTCGGAGGCACGGGAGAAGCACGCGCAGCTCGCTGAGCAGATCGAGGAGCACCGCTTCCGGTACTACGTGAACGACGCGCCGGTCGTCAGCGACGCCGACTTCGACAAGCTCCTGCGCTCCCTGGAGGCGCTGGAGGACGAGTACCCCGAGCTGCGCACCCCCGACTCGCCGACCCAGAAGGTCGCGGGGGCGTACGAGACCGAGTTCACGTCCGTCCAGCACCGTTCCCGGATGCTCTCCCTGGACAACGCGTTCAGCGACGAGGAGCTGGCGGCCTGGGCGGAGCGGGTGGCCAAGGACGTCGGCACCACCGACTACCACCTGCTGTGCGAGCTCAAGGTCGACGGCCTCGCCGTCAACCTCACCTACGAGCACGGCCGTCTCACCCGCGCGGCCACCCGCGGCGACGGCCGCACCGGCGAGGACATCACGCCCAACGTCCGTACGATCGCCGAGATCCCGGACCGTCTCACCGGCGACAAGGTCCCCGACCTCGTGGAGATCCGCGGCGAGGTCTACTTCCCGATGGAGAAGTTCGAGGAGCTCAACGCCCGGCTGGTCGAGGCCGGCGACAAGCCCTTCGCCAACCCGCGCAACGCGGCGGCCGGTTCACTGCGCCAGAAGGACCCGCGCGTCACCGCCACCCGCCCCCTCCACATGGTCGTGCACGGCATCGGCGCCCTGGAGGGCTTCGACGGCATGACCCGCCTCTCCCAGGGCTACGACCTCCTCAAGTCCTGGGGCCTGCCCACCGCCAAGCACAACAAGGTGGTCGACGGCCTCGACGGCGTAAGGGAGTTCATCGCCTACTTCGGCGAGAACCGCCACTCCGTGGAGCACGAGATCGACGGGGCCGTCGTCAAGCTCGACGAGATCCCCCTCCAGGGGCGTCTCGGCTCGACCTCCCGAGCCCCGCGCTGGGCGATCGCGTACAAGTACGCGCCCGAGGAGGTCAACACCAAGCTCATCAACATCCGCGTGGGCGTGGGCCGTACGGGCCGGGTCACGCCGTACGCCCAGGTCGAGCCGGTGACGGTGGCCGGCTCGGAGGTCGAGTTCGCCACCCTGCACAACCAGGACGTCGTCAAGCTGAAGGGCGTCCTCATCGGCGACACCGTGGTGCTGCGCAAGGCCGGGGACGTCATCCCGGAGATCCTCGGCCCGGTCGTCGACCTGCGCGACGGCAGCGAGCGCGAGTTCGTGATGCCTGCCGAGTGCCCCGAGTGCGGCACCGCGCTCAGGCCCATGAAGGAGGGCGACGTCGATCTGCGGTGCCCCAACGCCCGCACCTGCCCCGCCCAGTTGCGCGAACGCCTGTTCTATCTCGCGGGCCGCAAGTCGCTGGACATCGAGCACTTCGGATATGTCGCCGCCGCCGCGCTCACCCAGCCGCTGGAGCCCTCGGACCCGCCGCTGACCGACGAGGGCGACCTGTTCGACCTCACCATCGAGCAACTGCTGCCCATCAAGGCGTACGTCCTCGACCAGGACAGCGGTCTGCCCAAGCGTGACCCGAAGACCGGCGAGGAGAAGGTCGCCACGGTCTTCGCCAACCAGCAGGGCGAGCCCAAGAAGAACGCCGTCGCCATGCTGGAGAACATCGCCGCCGCCAAGGACCGCCCGCTCGCCCGCGTCCTGACCGGTCTGTCCATCCGCCATGTGGGCCCGGTCGCCGCCGAGGCGCTGGCGCGCAACTTCCGCTCGATCGACCGCATCGAGCAGGCGAGCGAGGAGGAGCTGGCGAACACCGACGGTGTCGGCTCCATCATCGCGAAGTCCCTCAAGGAGTGGTTCGCGGAGGACTGGCACCAGGAGATCCTGCGCAAGTGGAAGGCCGCGGGCGTGCGCATGGAGGAGGAGGGCTCGGGGGAGGACGAGGGCCCGCGACCCCTCGAAGGGCTCACCGTCGTCGTCACCGGCACCCTGGAGCGCTTCACCCGAGACGGGGCCAAAGAGGCGCTGCAGTCCAAGGGGGCGAAAGTGACCGGTTCGGTTTCGAAGAAGACGTCTTTCGTCGTCGTGGGTGACAATCCTGGGTCCAAATATGACAAGGCGATGCAACTCAAGGTGCCTGTTCTGAACGAGGACGGCTTCGACGTCCTGCTGGAACAAGGTCCCGAAGCGGCCGCCGATGTGGCGCTTCCCACGGAGGAGTAG
- a CDS encoding alpha/beta hydrolase yields the protein MDKKTLSRDGTPIAYARTGQGPAVILVSGAMSTGGTVAPLAVPLSERFDVLVYDRRGRGASGDTAPYAVAREVDDLAALIETAGGEASLCGVSSGGALVLEAAASGLPVRRVAVYETPFADFLDGGAEGNAEYTRRLDAALAEGRRGDAVELFLRLTGMGEEMIQGARQSPMWPGMEAVAPTLAYDNAVMAGGLVPRDRLASITVPVLAVAGGASPEWMREGTRAVAEAAPKGSYRVLEGQTHMVDPTALAPVLTEFFTD from the coding sequence ATGGACAAGAAGACCCTCTCGCGCGACGGCACTCCGATCGCGTACGCACGTACCGGGCAGGGCCCGGCGGTCATCCTGGTCAGCGGCGCGATGTCCACGGGCGGCACGGTCGCGCCCCTGGCCGTGCCGCTGTCCGAGCGGTTCGACGTGCTCGTGTACGACCGCCGGGGCCGCGGTGCGAGCGGCGACACGGCTCCCTACGCGGTGGCCCGTGAGGTCGACGACCTCGCCGCGCTCATCGAGACGGCGGGCGGCGAGGCGAGCCTGTGCGGTGTCTCGTCCGGCGGTGCGCTGGTCCTGGAGGCCGCGGCGAGCGGGCTGCCGGTCCGGCGGGTCGCCGTGTACGAGACGCCTTTCGCCGACTTTCTCGACGGCGGCGCCGAGGGCAACGCCGAGTACACCCGACGCCTCGACGCGGCACTCGCCGAGGGGCGGCGCGGGGACGCGGTGGAACTGTTCCTGCGGCTCACCGGCATGGGCGAGGAGATGATCCAGGGCGCCCGCCAGTCCCCCATGTGGCCCGGCATGGAGGCGGTCGCCCCGACGCTCGCCTACGACAACGCGGTCATGGCCGGCGGTCTGGTCCCCCGGGACCGGCTGGCCTCGATCACGGTCCCGGTGCTGGCCGTCGCGGGCGGCGCGAGCCCGGAGTGGATGCGCGAGGGCACCAGGGCGGTCGCGGAGGCGGCCCCGAAGGGCTCGTACCGCGTCCTGGAGGGCCAGACCCACATGGTCGACCCGACCGCCCTGGCGCCGGTCCTGACGGAGTTCTTCACGGACTGA
- a CDS encoding DUF427 domain-containing protein — translation MAEGHTITIEQVDRHVRVVHGEQILAESERALVLRETGCPPRYYLPAEDVRLDLLTPSDTHTYCPFKGTASYWSLPDAPDLVWSYPEPKPAVAEIKDHLCFYEVDVS, via the coding sequence ATGGCCGAAGGACACACGATCACCATCGAGCAAGTCGACCGGCACGTGCGCGTGGTGCACGGCGAGCAGATCCTCGCGGAGAGCGAACGAGCCCTGGTGCTGCGCGAGACGGGTTGTCCCCCGCGCTACTACCTCCCCGCCGAGGACGTACGACTCGACCTGCTGACCCCCTCCGACACTCACACCTACTGCCCGTTCAAGGGCACCGCGTCCTACTGGTCGCTCCCGGACGCGCCCGACCTGGTGTGGTCCTATCCCGAGCCGAAGCCCGCCGTCGCCGAGATCAAGGACCACCTCTGTTTCTACGAGGTCGACGTGTCCTGA
- a CDS encoding SDR family oxidoreductase — protein sequence MATHVITGAGSGIGAAVARRLHARGDELVLHARDAGRAKELAAEFPGARTLVGDLADPDKLSWAFSHQTLPDQVDSLLHIAGVVDLGPVGDLTPKSWRHQLNVNLIAPAELTRHFLPQLRAARGQVVFVNSGAGLNAHADWSAYAASKHGLKALADSLRHEEHANGVRVTSVYPGRTASPMQAKVHQQEGKEYDPSRWIDPESVATAILTAIDLPRDAEINDLTVRPGR from the coding sequence ATGGCTACACATGTGATCACCGGAGCGGGCTCCGGCATCGGCGCGGCGGTCGCCCGTCGTCTGCACGCGCGCGGGGACGAGCTCGTGCTGCACGCGCGTGACGCGGGCCGTGCGAAGGAGCTGGCCGCGGAGTTCCCCGGGGCGCGGACCCTGGTCGGGGACCTGGCCGACCCCGACAAGCTGAGCTGGGCCTTCTCGCACCAGACGCTGCCGGACCAGGTGGACTCCCTGCTGCACATCGCCGGCGTGGTCGACCTCGGCCCCGTCGGCGACCTGACCCCGAAGTCCTGGCGTCACCAGCTGAACGTCAACCTGATCGCGCCGGCCGAGCTGACCCGCCACTTCCTGCCGCAACTGCGGGCGGCCCGGGGCCAGGTGGTGTTCGTGAACTCGGGCGCGGGTCTGAACGCGCACGCCGACTGGTCCGCGTACGCCGCCTCCAAGCACGGCCTCAAGGCCCTGGCGGACTCCCTGCGCCACGAGGAGCACGCGAACGGCGTCCGGGTCACCTCGGTCTACCCCGGCCGCACCGCCAGCCCCATGCAGGCCAAGGTCCACCAGCAGGAGGGCAAGGAGTACGACCCCTCGCGGTGGATCGACCCCGAGTCGGTCGCGACGGCGATCCTGACGGCGATCGACCTCCCGAGGGACGCGGAGATCAACGACCTGACGGTCAGGCCCGGTCGCTGA
- a CDS encoding bifunctional diguanylate cyclase/phosphodiesterase has product MEPTESAAPDSRLRRLTGALRASRWAGRPSEHPGAEGRAAGPYAAGQYSAAGGPGAAQLTAERAPGVPDPETERHLSWPALPTTVVSAAGFVLGAGFYRAFTGGHALFPSGTVGWSLAVLTGVIVGHLVALGRARWWGGTGSGAALTLAVLLLYGWVSAGLVSLTVVLLVGIARRHRWRQGILHGAVDILGIAAGALVLAAFGQSPSVETPWNPDTWTFYTGPEVVLVAVAYLAVTRALGWYLHSSGHAGLPTVARTALVRQGLVAVALLGIAPLVCVVATAKPVLLPLFSIPLIALDSTLWMARARAEEQLRDPLTGLPNRQWLLERIWSALDDAERIDARAALMLIDLDRFRSVNDTLGHLAGDRLLLQIADRLRLALPRGAEAARLGGDEFAVLLPIADSTTSATRVARNLVAALSSPLDLDGLTLVLEASAGVAVFPDHAVDAEGLLRRADVAMYQAKRDRTGVEVYESKRDSNTPDRLGLLGDLRRALDAHEVQLHYQPKVRFDGQVAGLEALVRWVHPERGKVPPDEFIAIAESSGLMPYLTEYVLDTALAQVAEWRAQGLYVPVAVNVSPRDVHTPGFAGSVAARLARHGVPAGALQLEITEHVLLEDPSRAADTLAALTGHGVKMSLDDFGTGYSSLVHLRRLPVSELKIDRSFVAKLAVDTEDAEIVRCTVDLAHSLGLLVVAEGVEDDETWERLRDMGCDAVQGWLVAAAMPPEETTAWLLARGSRGWQRPRAALPAAE; this is encoded by the coding sequence ATGGAACCGACCGAGAGCGCCGCCCCGGACTCACGGCTGCGCCGGCTCACCGGCGCCCTGCGGGCGAGCCGGTGGGCCGGGCGGCCTTCGGAGCATCCGGGCGCGGAGGGTCGCGCCGCCGGACCGTACGCGGCCGGACAGTACAGCGCGGCCGGCGGCCCCGGCGCCGCACAGCTCACCGCCGAGCGCGCCCCCGGCGTGCCGGACCCCGAGACCGAGCGGCACCTGTCCTGGCCCGCACTGCCCACGACGGTCGTCTCGGCGGCCGGATTCGTGCTGGGCGCGGGCTTCTACCGGGCGTTCACCGGCGGCCACGCACTCTTCCCGTCCGGCACCGTCGGATGGTCGCTGGCCGTACTGACCGGTGTCATCGTCGGCCATCTGGTCGCCCTCGGCCGGGCCCGCTGGTGGGGCGGCACCGGCTCGGGCGCCGCCCTGACCCTCGCCGTCCTGCTGCTGTACGGCTGGGTGTCCGCCGGCCTGGTCAGCCTCACCGTCGTGCTGCTGGTCGGCATAGCCAGGCGCCACCGCTGGCGGCAGGGCATCCTGCACGGCGCGGTGGACATCCTCGGCATAGCCGCCGGCGCCCTGGTCCTCGCCGCGTTCGGCCAGTCGCCGTCCGTCGAGACCCCCTGGAACCCCGACACCTGGACCTTCTACACCGGTCCCGAGGTGGTCCTGGTCGCCGTGGCCTATCTCGCGGTCACCCGGGCCCTGGGCTGGTACCTGCACTCCTCCGGCCACGCCGGTCTGCCCACCGTGGCCCGCACCGCCCTGGTCAGACAGGGCCTGGTCGCGGTCGCGCTGCTCGGCATCGCCCCGCTGGTCTGCGTGGTCGCCACCGCCAAGCCGGTGCTGCTCCCGCTGTTCTCGATCCCCCTCATCGCCCTGGACTCCACCCTGTGGATGGCCCGGGCCCGCGCCGAGGAGCAACTGCGCGACCCGCTGACCGGACTGCCCAACCGGCAGTGGCTCCTGGAGCGCATCTGGAGCGCCCTGGACGACGCCGAGCGCATCGATGCCCGGGCCGCCCTCATGCTCATCGACCTCGACCGTTTCCGCTCGGTCAACGACACCCTGGGCCACCTCGCCGGTGACCGGCTGCTCCTCCAGATCGCCGACCGGCTGCGGCTCGCGCTGCCGCGCGGGGCGGAGGCCGCTCGGCTCGGCGGCGACGAGTTCGCCGTCTTACTGCCGATAGCCGACTCCACGACCTCCGCGACCCGGGTCGCCCGCAACCTGGTCGCGGCCCTCAGCTCCCCGCTCGACCTCGACGGGCTCACCCTCGTCCTGGAGGCCAGCGCCGGGGTCGCCGTCTTCCCCGACCACGCCGTGGACGCCGAGGGGCTGCTGCGACGGGCGGACGTGGCGATGTACCAGGCCAAGCGGGACCGTACGGGCGTAGAGGTCTACGAGTCGAAGCGGGACTCCAACACCCCCGACCGGCTCGGCCTCCTGGGCGATCTGCGCCGGGCCCTGGACGCGCACGAGGTGCAGCTGCACTACCAGCCCAAGGTGCGCTTCGACGGACAGGTCGCCGGTCTGGAGGCCCTGGTGCGCTGGGTGCACCCGGAGCGCGGGAAGGTGCCGCCGGACGAGTTCATCGCGATCGCCGAGTCGTCCGGGCTGATGCCCTACCTCACCGAGTACGTCCTCGACACGGCTCTCGCCCAGGTCGCCGAATGGCGGGCGCAGGGTCTGTACGTCCCGGTGGCGGTCAACGTCTCCCCGCGTGACGTGCACACCCCGGGCTTCGCCGGTTCGGTGGCCGCGCGCCTCGCCCGGCACGGCGTCCCCGCGGGCGCCCTCCAGCTGGAGATCACCGAACACGTCCTCCTGGAGGACCCCTCACGGGCCGCGGACACCCTCGCCGCACTGACCGGGCACGGCGTGAAGATGTCCCTGGACGACTTCGGCACCGGCTACTCCTCCCTGGTCCACCTCCGCCGCCTCCCCGTCAGCGAACTGAAGATCGACCGCTCCTTCGTGGCCAAGCTGGCCGTCGACACCGAGGACGCGGAGATCGTCCGCTGCACGGTCGACCTCGCCCACTCCCTGGGCCTCCTGGTCGTGGCCGAGGGAGTGGAGGACGACGAGACCTGGGAGCGGCTGCGCGACATGGGCTGCGACGCCGTACAGGGCTGGCTGGTGGCGGCGGCGATGCCGCCCGAGGAGACCACGGCGTGGCTGCTGGCGCGCGGGTCGCGGGGCTGGCAGCGGCCGAGGGCGGCGCTGCCTGCGGCGGAGTGA
- a CDS encoding N-acetylmuramoyl-L-alanine amidase, producing MGATEGSGDADRRIGRRALLIGGAAAAVGTAVLARDELARLWWRAPGVEKPRVEGAVDFGGAQWVAASDANWRRADRPDDYGIDMVIIHVTQGSFASAVKVFQDPGHGAAAHYVVRKDGHITQMIRELDVAYHAGNRAYNERSVGIEHEGFVDRPEDFTDAMYAASARLTARICARYAIPVDREHIIGHVEVPGTDHTDPGEHWDWDRYMRLVRRARSASA from the coding sequence ATGGGGGCGACAGAGGGTTCCGGGGACGCCGACCGGCGCATCGGCCGGCGGGCCCTGCTCATCGGCGGCGCGGCGGCCGCCGTGGGCACGGCGGTGCTGGCCCGCGACGAGCTGGCGCGGTTGTGGTGGCGGGCGCCGGGAGTGGAGAAGCCGCGGGTCGAGGGCGCGGTCGACTTCGGCGGCGCGCAGTGGGTGGCGGCCTCCGACGCGAACTGGCGGCGCGCGGACCGGCCCGACGACTACGGCATAGACATGGTGATCATCCATGTCACCCAGGGCAGTTTCGCGAGCGCGGTGAAGGTGTTCCAGGACCCGGGCCACGGGGCGGCAGCGCACTACGTCGTCCGCAAGGACGGGCACATCACGCAGATGATCCGCGAGCTGGACGTGGCGTACCACGCGGGCAACCGCGCCTACAACGAACGCAGTGTGGGCATCGAGCACGAGGGTTTCGTCGACCGGCCCGAGGACTTCACGGACGCGATGTACGCGGCCTCGGCGCGGCTCACGGCCCGGATATGCGCGCGGTACGCCATCCCCGTCGACCGCGAGCACATCATCGGCCACGTGGAGGTGCCGGGGACGGACCACACCGACCCGGGCGAACACTGGGACTGGGACCGGTACATGAGGCTGGTGCGGAGGGCCCGGAGCGCCTCCGCCTAG
- a CDS encoding TIGR00730 family Rossman fold protein: MRICVFLSAADLDDRYTRPAREFAKLLGKGGHTLVWGGSDVGLMKVVADGVQEAGGRLVGVSVEFLSAKVRPGVDEMVIAKDLAERKKLLLEKADAVVIMVGGTGTLDEATEILELKKHGHTEKPVVLLNTAGFYDGLKEQFRRMEDEGFLPRPLTDLVFFAEEPVGALAYLEESLGTR; this comes from the coding sequence ATGCGAATCTGCGTCTTCCTCTCCGCCGCCGACCTCGACGACCGCTACACGCGCCCCGCGCGGGAGTTCGCGAAGCTGCTGGGCAAGGGCGGCCACACGCTGGTGTGGGGCGGTTCGGACGTGGGCCTGATGAAGGTGGTCGCGGACGGTGTGCAGGAGGCGGGCGGCCGGCTCGTGGGGGTCTCCGTGGAGTTCCTGTCCGCCAAGGTCCGCCCGGGTGTCGACGAGATGGTGATCGCGAAGGACCTCGCCGAACGCAAGAAGCTGCTCCTGGAGAAGGCCGACGCCGTGGTGATCATGGTGGGCGGCACGGGCACGCTCGACGAGGCCACCGAGATCCTGGAGCTGAAGAAGCACGGGCACACCGAGAAGCCGGTCGTCCTGCTGAACACGGCGGGCTTCTACGACGGGCTGAAGGAGCAGTTCCGGCGCATGGAGGACGAGGGCTTCCTGCCCCGCCCGCTCACCGACCTGGTGTTCTTCGCGGAGGAGCCGGTGGGGGCGCTGGCGTACCTGGAGGAGTCGCTCGGTACCCGCTGA
- the mnmA gene encoding tRNA 2-thiouridine(34) synthase MnmA — MTDTTQRPLRVLAAMSGGVDSAVAAARAAEAGHDVTGVHLALSANPQSFRTGARGCCTIEDSRDARRAADVIGIPFYVWDLADRFREDVVEDFVAEYEAGRTPNPCLRCNEKIKFAALLDKALALGFDAVCTGHYAKVVTLADGSRELHRASDMAKDQSYVLGVLDERQLAHALFPLGDTVTTKDEIRAEAERRGLAVAKKPDSHDICFIADGDTQGFLASRLGRAEGDIVDESGAKVGTHEGAYGFTIGQRKGLRIGTPAADGKPRYVLDISPVNNTVTVGPAAALDVTALSAIKPRWCGAAPTGPGTYTAQLRAHGGETEVTAELVDGELRVSFTEPVRGVAPGQAIVLYDDTRVVGSATIATTVRVRAGVA; from the coding sequence ATGACTGACACCACGCAGCGCCCTCTTCGCGTTCTCGCCGCCATGTCCGGAGGAGTGGACTCCGCCGTCGCCGCCGCCCGTGCCGCCGAAGCCGGCCACGACGTGACCGGCGTCCACCTCGCGCTCTCCGCGAACCCGCAATCGTTCCGCACGGGCGCGCGTGGCTGTTGCACCATCGAGGACTCGCGCGACGCCCGCCGTGCCGCCGACGTCATCGGCATCCCGTTCTACGTCTGGGACCTCGCCGACCGCTTCCGCGAGGACGTCGTCGAGGACTTCGTCGCCGAGTACGAGGCCGGCCGCACCCCCAACCCCTGCCTGCGCTGCAACGAGAAGATCAAGTTCGCCGCGCTCCTCGACAAGGCGCTCGCGCTGGGCTTCGACGCGGTGTGCACGGGCCACTACGCGAAGGTGGTCACGCTCGCGGACGGCTCCCGCGAGCTGCACCGCGCCTCCGACATGGCGAAGGACCAGTCGTACGTCCTCGGCGTCCTGGACGAGAGGCAGCTGGCGCACGCCCTGTTCCCGCTCGGCGACACGGTCACCACCAAGGACGAGATCCGCGCCGAGGCCGAGCGCCGGGGCCTCGCGGTCGCCAAGAAGCCCGACTCGCACGACATCTGCTTCATCGCCGACGGCGACACCCAGGGCTTCCTCGCCTCGCGCCTCGGCCGGGCGGAGGGCGACATCGTCGACGAGTCGGGTGCGAAGGTCGGCACCCACGAGGGCGCGTACGGCTTCACGATCGGCCAGCGCAAGGGGCTGCGCATCGGCACCCCGGCCGCCGACGGCAAGCCGCGCTATGTCCTCGACATCTCTCCGGTGAACAACACGGTGACGGTCGGCCCGGCCGCCGCCCTGGACGTGACCGCCCTCAGCGCGATCAAGCCCCGCTGGTGCGGCGCGGCCCCGACCGGTCCCGGCACCTACACCGCCCAGCTCCGCGCCCACGGCGGCGAGACCGAGGTCACCGCGGAGCTGGTGGACGGGGAGCTGCGGGTGTCCTTCACCGAGCCGGTCCGCGGGGTGGCCCCAGGCCAGGCGATCGTCCTGTACGACGACACCCGCGTGGTGGGCTCGGCGACGATCGCGACGACGGTGCGCGTGAGGGCGGGCGTGGCCTGA